CCGCCTTATCTCGTGCGCGCCGCACAGCGTTCCGGGGTTTCGGTTTCAGACGGCATTCCAATCTCGGTGAAAACCAGCCTGATGTTCAATTTCCCGTTATCCAATTGCAGGATGCGGGCTTTTCCTTCGCTGTTGACGGTTCTGCCGATTGTCCAACCGTATTGTTCCAATATGCCGTCTGAAAGGATGCGGTAAGGTGCATGGGCAACTCGTCTGCCGTCTGCCCAGATATGCAGATATTGAATAGGTAGGTTGAAACCAATAAGCTGCCGACTCAACTCCTCCGCACTTTCCGCCTGATAAACATTTCCTTTGGCATCCACTGCCAATGCGCCGTCCCTGTCTTGACACAACTGCCCGAGCGTACTGCCCAAAG
Above is a window of Neisseria sp. Marseille-Q6792 DNA encoding:
- the lolB gene encoding lipoprotein insertase outer membrane protein LolB, which translates into the protein MKHTVSIAAILLLSACAQLPQDSAGLWQPSEQISSFAAEGRLAVKAEGKGSYANFDWTYQPPVETININTPLGSTLGQLCQDRDGALAVDAKGNVYQAESAEELSRQLIGFNLPIQYLHIWADGRRVAHAPYRILSDGILEQYGWTIGRTVNSEGKARILQLDNGKLNIRLVFTEIGMPSETETPERCAARTR